In a single window of the uncultured Dysgonomonas sp. genome:
- the cobC gene encoding alpha-ribazole phosphatase — protein MKIYIIRHTAVGVNGVCYGQTDVPLKDTFESEAEVVKQNLKDISFDAVFSSPLSRAKKLAEYCGYENIRLKDRLKELNFGEWEMQEWDKIDMTEWEKDWINTPAPNGESFAQMYKRIASFLDELKGQDHSTVAIFAHGGVINCFKVYFGKTDLSGAFDDMSEYGQISEFELI, from the coding sequence ATGAAAATATATATTATACGACATACAGCGGTAGGTGTAAACGGAGTTTGTTACGGGCAAACAGATGTACCCCTGAAAGATACTTTTGAAAGTGAAGCTGAGGTGGTAAAACAAAATTTGAAAGATATATCTTTCGATGCTGTATTTTCCAGTCCGTTGAGTCGTGCAAAAAAACTTGCCGAGTATTGCGGCTATGAAAATATACGCCTCAAGGATAGGTTGAAAGAGCTGAATTTCGGCGAGTGGGAAATGCAGGAGTGGGATAAAATAGATATGACAGAATGGGAAAAAGACTGGATAAATACCCCTGCGCCCAACGGAGAATCTTTTGCACAAATGTATAAGCGTATAGCATCTTTCCTCGACGAACTTAAAGGGCAGGATCACTCTACTGTGGCAATCTTTGCTCATGGCGGGGTAATAAATTGTTTTAAAGTATATTTCGGTAAAACAGATTTGAGTGGAGCATTTGACGATATGTCGGAATACGGGCAGATATCGGAGTTTGAGCTTATCTGA
- the cobS gene encoding adenosylcobinamide-GDP ribazoletransferase, with protein sequence MKNIAAALVFFTRLPFWRLKAFNVPAVYYKQVINYWPVVGWLTAAVMAGVLWGAAHILPYSIAVILAILSRLLVTGALHEDGLADFFDGFGGGNTRERTLEIMKDSHIGTYGVISLIFYFSLFYLLLSNLSLETACLIILSADPLCKFIGSLITLFLPYARNEETSKSKVVYNKMSAKTGIISVSFGLLPFILLLKIDFLPAIIFPIFVFAGLIFLMKKKIGGYTGDCCGATFLMCELSFYLGVVVILNCFAV encoded by the coding sequence ATGAAAAATATAGCTGCCGCCCTTGTTTTCTTTACCCGTTTACCATTCTGGCGGTTAAAGGCCTTTAATGTACCTGCTGTATACTATAAGCAGGTAATCAATTACTGGCCTGTTGTCGGATGGCTTACGGCTGCTGTGATGGCAGGAGTACTTTGGGGCGCAGCACATATTCTGCCGTATTCGATCGCGGTTATTTTGGCAATACTAAGTCGACTGCTGGTTACAGGGGCATTGCACGAAGACGGATTGGCTGATTTCTTCGATGGATTTGGTGGTGGAAATACGCGTGAGCGGACTCTGGAGATAATGAAGGATTCGCACATTGGTACATATGGGGTTATCAGTCTTATTTTTTATTTTTCGCTTTTCTATCTTCTTTTAAGTAATCTTAGTCTCGAAACAGCTTGCCTTATCATATTATCGGCAGATCCATTGTGTAAATTCATAGGATCACTGATAACTCTGTTCCTGCCATATGCCCGGAACGAGGAAACTAGCAAATCGAAAGTGGTTTATAATAAAATGTCAGCCAAAACGGGTATTATCTCTGTTTCATTTGGGCTGCTTCCTTTTATTTTATTATTAAAAATTGACTTTTTGCCGGCTATAATATTTCCTATCTTTGTTTTTGCCGGATTGATATTCCTGATGAAAAAGAAAATCGGGGGCTATACAGGTGATTGTTGCGGCGCTACATTTCTGATGTGTGAATTGTCTTTTTATTTGGGAGTTGTGGTAATATTGAATTGTTTCGCAGTTTAA